From Rubrivirga sp. SAORIC476, a single genomic window includes:
- a CDS encoding DUF2357 domain-containing protein, whose product MQTLFTIQTPRLRLTWSARPSSRPGASPLTVVSLGADPVHVDAEAVWLEEETTSLVLVQSLCEEAVTLVHRDPVVTASLASADGGRVLHGPVRTGSQAGRMRFEVWLGSKPTVAFDIGVLPVKMSTSEVESMRDDVERFAAGLSASALRPATVDLTTEVGETAPPFWLAALREATEALVGAVREIDRRPTLDTTRSVSIQPAGQIRRPSSETRRVALRTGMEVERLPARPPRLTADTPAHRWLAARLDDVVSRLETLAREEGARRPTLRRAALVRDLSLHRDRLRALRSTGVLAGDLGRAPSVPPLVLRRAPAYAQAFEALQSLDRGVALRDGALDVSMQDLAVLYETWAALAVVRSVADVLGCPVPERPFGIDTVGADVRLRQGRQHGVRLAAGHTEVEVVYSPRFPAPPALLAQRPDLLLTVRTGDRTRRVVLDAKYRRDDSAGYRRRYGAAGPPEDALGVLHRYRDAIVQGPPILQAAALFPGVPDAAFLRSRLWTSLADLGVGAIPLAPGAEEALSTFIAGLVG is encoded by the coding sequence GTGCAGACGCTGTTCACGATCCAGACCCCCCGCCTCCGCCTGACATGGAGCGCGCGCCCTTCGTCGCGGCCGGGGGCGTCGCCTCTGACTGTCGTCTCCCTGGGGGCAGACCCCGTCCACGTGGACGCCGAGGCGGTTTGGCTGGAGGAGGAGACGACCAGTCTCGTCCTCGTGCAGAGCCTCTGCGAGGAAGCCGTCACGCTCGTCCACCGCGACCCCGTCGTGACGGCGAGCCTCGCCTCGGCCGACGGCGGGCGTGTGCTCCACGGTCCGGTTCGGACCGGCTCGCAGGCGGGCCGGATGCGGTTCGAGGTGTGGCTCGGGAGCAAGCCAACCGTGGCGTTCGACATTGGCGTGCTCCCGGTAAAGATGTCGACCTCCGAGGTGGAGTCGATGCGTGACGACGTGGAGCGGTTCGCAGCCGGCCTGTCAGCATCTGCGCTCCGTCCTGCGACGGTCGACCTCACGACCGAGGTGGGGGAAACCGCACCGCCATTCTGGCTCGCGGCGCTTCGGGAGGCTACCGAGGCGCTGGTCGGTGCCGTCCGCGAGATCGATCGCCGGCCGACGCTCGACACGACTCGAAGCGTCTCGATCCAGCCAGCAGGGCAGATTCGGCGTCCGTCGTCGGAGACACGTCGCGTCGCCTTGCGTACGGGGATGGAGGTCGAGCGACTTCCGGCGAGGCCCCCTCGCCTGACCGCGGACACGCCGGCACACCGATGGCTGGCGGCCCGCCTCGACGACGTGGTCAGCCGGCTGGAGACACTGGCTCGGGAGGAGGGAGCACGGCGGCCGACGCTCCGCAGGGCGGCTCTCGTCCGAGACCTCTCCCTGCATCGGGATCGACTACGAGCGCTGCGCTCCACAGGAGTCCTCGCAGGTGACCTGGGGCGTGCTCCGAGCGTTCCGCCGCTCGTGCTCCGGCGGGCTCCGGCCTACGCCCAGGCCTTCGAGGCGCTCCAGTCCCTCGACCGCGGGGTTGCCCTTCGCGACGGCGCCCTCGATGTGTCGATGCAGGACCTCGCGGTGTTGTACGAGACGTGGGCTGCGCTCGCCGTCGTAAGGTCCGTCGCCGACGTGCTCGGGTGCCCCGTGCCGGAGCGGCCGTTCGGCATCGACACGGTCGGGGCGGATGTCCGATTGAGACAAGGGCGTCAGCATGGGGTCCGCCTCGCCGCAGGACATACCGAGGTGGAGGTCGTCTACAGTCCGCGTTTCCCGGCGCCGCCCGCGCTGCTGGCCCAGCGCCCCGACCTGCTTCTCACCGTCCGCACCGGCGACAGGACCCGGCGGGTGGTGCTGGATGCGAAGTACCGCCGCGACGACTCGGCCGGGTACCGGCGTCGGTACGGCGCGGCGGGGCCGCCGGAAGACGCCCTCGGCGTGCTGCACCGTTACCGCGACGCCATCGTGCAGGGGCCGCCCATCCTCCAGGCCGCCGCGCTCTTTCCCGGCGTGCCGGACGCGGCCTTCCTGCGCAGTCGTCTCTGGACCAGCCTTGCCGACCTCGGCGTCGGAGCGATCCCCCTCGCGCCCGGCGCCGAAGAGGCCCTGTCGACGTTTATCGCCGGGCTCGTCGGATGA
- a CDS encoding GNAT family N-acetyltransferase — MPDPPVLRLTLRDGRPVALRPIEPADRDRLATGFDALSTASRRLRFLGSVSNLSEAHLSYLTEVDGHDHVAWGALDLTDPALPGFGVGRFIRLGKTEGLDTVAEFSLTVLDSAQGHGVGQLLLAVLAVVAPSVGVETLRGVVAQDNDRMLRWLRRLGAVAIGSAEEETLDLPLPVDPSVSDSAAAFVDTMERIRAEMRASERKG; from the coding sequence GTGCCCGACCCGCCCGTTCTCCGGCTGACGCTCCGTGACGGCCGCCCCGTGGCCCTTCGCCCCATCGAGCCCGCCGACCGCGACCGGCTCGCCACAGGCTTCGACGCCCTGTCCACGGCCTCGCGGCGGCTACGTTTTCTCGGGTCCGTGTCGAACCTGAGCGAGGCCCACCTCTCCTACCTCACCGAGGTCGACGGTCACGACCACGTCGCATGGGGCGCGCTCGACCTCACCGACCCCGCGCTACCGGGCTTCGGCGTTGGCCGGTTCATCCGCCTCGGGAAGACCGAGGGCCTCGACACGGTGGCCGAGTTCTCGCTGACTGTGCTCGACTCGGCCCAGGGGCACGGCGTCGGGCAGTTGCTCCTCGCCGTCCTGGCCGTGGTCGCGCCGTCGGTGGGCGTGGAGACGCTCCGTGGCGTCGTGGCGCAAGACAACGACCGGATGCTCCGCTGGCTCCGGCGCCTCGGAGCCGTCGCCATCGGGTCGGCCGAGGAAGAGACGCTCGACCTCCCGCTTCCCGTGGATCCGTCTGTCAGCGACTCGGCCGCCGCGTTCGTGGACACGATGGAGAGAATCCGGGCCGAGATGCGCGCGTCCGAGAGGAAGGGCTAG
- a CDS encoding McrB family protein: MAYWLWSLSPDVFPAAVRAGTLALRQQGRRRLAEVRAGDRIIVYLSGHQAFAGLFEAVGVPFEDATVLAPGRHLPHRLRVRPVAVLPEELWIARDRAAADLRVLDEYPDVPPEARFRRVVQQVLHPLPVLDGKVLEFVVQARLGADPDALMAAVEAVRDARRQADEQAEQMEPGVVLPTPEVAEPAVGYVAPTGFDRATAMASLVDAVAARGFRFEPWEIAAYVTALRTKPFVLLAGVTGVGKSRLPSLVADATGGVATVLPVRPDWTDPSETMGYTDLSGRFRPGAVLRAASDAAEHTDRFRTLVLDEMNLGRPEHYLAEVLSRIESRAPAPGGYESSPLLSESLAAADAQWQAVRLPPSLGIVGTVNVDESAHAFSRKVLDRAFVLELAARDLGDWGPGPADAVAPLPWPVEAWSPRAVRLGESLDLTPTERTGMERVIAAVAEADALLAPSGMGVGYRARDEAALFVLHASETPAAFRAASGDSVDPADLALLMKLVPRIDGARGPARDATYALLGWAVDGRPMDARAARVSVDAWAADGRPDVLGSRFPRTAARLARIAEGALADGVASFWA; the protein is encoded by the coding sequence ATGGCCTACTGGCTCTGGTCTCTCTCTCCCGATGTGTTCCCCGCTGCGGTTCGCGCGGGGACGCTTGCGCTGCGGCAGCAGGGGCGGCGGCGACTGGCGGAGGTGCGCGCGGGAGACCGGATCATCGTGTACCTCTCGGGCCATCAGGCGTTCGCCGGACTGTTCGAGGCCGTCGGCGTGCCGTTCGAGGACGCGACCGTGCTGGCGCCGGGACGCCACCTGCCGCACCGGCTCCGCGTCCGTCCGGTCGCCGTGCTCCCTGAGGAGTTGTGGATCGCCCGCGACCGCGCCGCGGCCGACCTGCGGGTGCTCGACGAGTACCCCGACGTGCCGCCCGAGGCACGCTTTCGGCGGGTCGTCCAGCAGGTGCTCCACCCGCTGCCCGTGCTCGACGGCAAGGTGCTGGAGTTCGTCGTCCAGGCCCGCCTCGGAGCCGATCCTGACGCCCTCATGGCGGCCGTCGAGGCGGTCCGTGATGCGCGGCGACAGGCAGATGAGCAGGCGGAGCAGATGGAGCCTGGAGTAGTGCTCCCGACCCCTGAGGTGGCCGAGCCAGCGGTCGGGTATGTGGCGCCGACGGGGTTCGACCGGGCGACGGCGATGGCGTCTCTCGTCGACGCGGTGGCTGCGCGCGGCTTTCGGTTCGAGCCCTGGGAGATCGCAGCCTACGTGACCGCACTCCGCACCAAGCCGTTCGTCCTCCTGGCAGGCGTGACGGGCGTCGGCAAGAGCCGCCTGCCCTCGCTTGTCGCGGACGCGACGGGAGGCGTCGCGACGGTGCTCCCCGTCCGCCCGGACTGGACCGACCCGTCGGAGACGATGGGCTACACGGACCTCTCTGGGCGCTTTCGTCCCGGCGCGGTGCTGCGCGCAGCGAGCGATGCGGCCGAGCACACCGACCGTTTCCGGACGCTCGTGCTCGACGAGATGAACCTGGGGCGTCCGGAGCACTACCTCGCCGAGGTCTTGAGCCGGATCGAGTCTCGTGCTCCCGCGCCAGGCGGGTACGAGAGCTCCCCACTGCTGTCGGAGTCGCTCGCCGCGGCGGACGCGCAGTGGCAGGCGGTCCGGTTGCCGCCCTCGCTCGGCATCGTCGGGACGGTCAACGTGGACGAGAGCGCGCACGCGTTCAGCCGGAAGGTGCTGGACCGGGCCTTCGTGCTGGAACTGGCCGCCCGAGACCTCGGCGACTGGGGGCCCGGACCTGCGGACGCCGTGGCACCCCTCCCCTGGCCCGTGGAGGCCTGGTCCCCACGGGCCGTCCGCCTGGGTGAATCGTTGGACCTCACGCCGACCGAACGCACAGGGATGGAGCGGGTGATCGCCGCGGTCGCCGAGGCGGACGCCCTCCTGGCCCCGTCGGGCATGGGCGTCGGGTATCGCGCGCGGGACGAGGCGGCTCTGTTCGTGCTCCATGCCAGCGAGACGCCCGCCGCCTTCCGGGCTGCGTCGGGGGACTCCGTCGACCCCGCGGACCTCGCGCTGCTGATGAAGCTCGTGCCTCGGATCGACGGCGCACGCGGACCGGCTCGCGACGCCACGTATGCCCTGCTCGGGTGGGCCGTGGACGGCCGCCCGATGGATGCGCGCGCGGCCCGGGTCTCCGTCGACGCTTGGGCGGCGGACGGGCGCCCCGACGTCCTCGGCAGTCGCTTCCCCCGAACGGCGGCGCGCCTCGCCCGCATCGCAGAGGGGGCTCTGGCCGATGGCGTCGCGTCGTTCTGGGCCTAG
- a CDS encoding pectin acetylesterase-family hydrolase, whose product MTRLRSLVVLATLALTVSACDSSGEDGLLAGAEANLGQWTWIDVAGSQCRDGSSTGIGVRLQDGATDLAIYLEGGGACFNGATCATNPKTFGEAEFNARAAAVGNNGLFSTAAGNPVGDYNMVYVPYCTGDLHGGSFPNSSLLGEEIGVQQFVGHQNVQRAVALLADELDTPGKVLLTGSSAGGFGTLLNFGEVADAFTGSDLYLVDDSGPVFFQDNVFSPQLASSVTALYNLPATLPTAPQLFQTDGLPGIYAYYASTYPNATFGLSSYLGDDVIQQFFGFGQAPGDPITDDEYAAGLRDVRSQIPSDWGTYFATGGEHTFLLVPNRYAGTSAGVAYDAWLAGILDGSPTNVDPAVAVRAPLAAR is encoded by the coding sequence ATGACCCGACTTCGCTCGCTCGTCGTCCTCGCGACGCTCGCACTCACCGTCTCTGCCTGCGACTCGTCCGGCGAGGACGGTCTCCTCGCCGGTGCCGAGGCCAACCTCGGCCAGTGGACCTGGATCGACGTGGCGGGCTCGCAGTGCCGCGACGGCTCCTCGACGGGCATTGGCGTCCGCCTTCAGGACGGCGCCACCGACCTCGCCATCTACCTCGAGGGCGGCGGGGCGTGCTTCAACGGAGCCACCTGCGCCACCAACCCCAAGACGTTCGGCGAGGCGGAGTTCAACGCCCGCGCGGCGGCGGTGGGCAACAACGGCCTGTTCAGCACGGCCGCCGGCAACCCCGTCGGCGACTACAACATGGTCTACGTGCCGTACTGCACGGGCGACCTCCACGGCGGCAGCTTCCCCAACAGCTCGCTCCTCGGCGAGGAAATCGGCGTGCAGCAGTTCGTCGGGCACCAGAACGTCCAGCGCGCCGTCGCCCTCCTGGCGGACGAGTTGGACACGCCCGGGAAGGTGCTCCTGACCGGATCCAGCGCGGGCGGCTTCGGGACGCTCCTCAACTTCGGCGAGGTGGCCGACGCGTTCACCGGCTCCGACCTCTACCTCGTCGACGACTCCGGCCCGGTGTTCTTCCAGGACAACGTCTTCAGCCCGCAACTGGCCAGCAGCGTGACGGCGCTCTACAACCTCCCGGCGACGCTCCCGACGGCTCCCCAGCTGTTTCAGACGGACGGCCTGCCGGGCATCTACGCCTACTACGCCTCCACCTACCCGAACGCGACGTTCGGCCTCTCCAGCTACCTCGGCGACGACGTCATCCAGCAGTTCTTCGGCTTCGGCCAGGCGCCGGGCGACCCGATCACGGACGACGAGTACGCAGCGGGCCTGCGCGACGTGCGCAGCCAGATCCCGAGCGACTGGGGCACCTACTTCGCCACGGGCGGCGAGCACACGTTCCTGCTCGTCCCGAACCGCTACGCGGGCACCTCGGCGGGCGTCGCGTACGATGCCTGGCTCGCGGGCATCCTGGACGGCTCGCCGACGAACGTGGACCCGGCCGTGGCCGTCCGCGCCCCGCTGGCAGCCCGCTAG
- a CDS encoding YaiO family outer membrane beta-barrel protein: MWRVLLLLVAISPASAQSWGGGATVEAEAVGDRGTWVTSTVRVGGRAGDLGGGVVEAGAVDRFGATAPFVGADLYPDLGRGVSGNVRGRWAPGSEVTAQTDLAASLSVALGGGWVASVGARRMAFADQAVVIATGGAEVYRGAWLLRGEAAIVPGQPGVPVSARVVARRFGDTGGGAFGSFWEVSAGRGQEVRVEAEGQSSVRDAWSVGARAQRPLVGRLGGALGVGYTADGDLSRSHAEAGVFVRW; the protein is encoded by the coding sequence ATGTGGCGCGTGCTCCTGCTCCTGGTCGCGATCTCGCCCGCCTCGGCCCAGTCGTGGGGAGGGGGCGCGACCGTCGAGGCGGAGGCCGTCGGCGACCGCGGGACGTGGGTCACCTCGACCGTGCGCGTCGGCGGCCGTGCGGGCGACCTGGGCGGGGGCGTCGTCGAGGCGGGCGCGGTGGATCGGTTCGGGGCGACGGCGCCGTTCGTCGGGGCGGATCTCTACCCCGACCTCGGGCGCGGGGTCTCGGGCAACGTCCGTGGGCGCTGGGCGCCCGGCTCCGAGGTGACGGCGCAGACCGACCTCGCGGCGTCGCTCTCGGTGGCCCTGGGGGGCGGCTGGGTGGCGTCGGTCGGGGCGCGGCGCATGGCCTTCGCCGACCAGGCGGTGGTGATCGCGACGGGTGGGGCGGAGGTCTACCGCGGGGCCTGGCTGCTGCGCGGCGAGGCGGCGATCGTGCCTGGCCAGCCAGGCGTGCCGGTCTCGGCGCGGGTCGTCGCCCGGCGCTTCGGCGACACCGGCGGCGGTGCGTTCGGGTCGTTCTGGGAGGTCTCCGCCGGACGCGGCCAGGAGGTCCGCGTCGAGGCCGAGGGCCAGTCCTCGGTACGTGACGCGTGGTCCGTCGGCGCGCGCGCGCAGCGCCCACTGGTGGGCCGCCTCGGCGGCGCGCTCGGCGTCGGCTACACGGCCGACGGCGACCTCTCCCGGAGCCACGCCGAGGCGGGCGTGTTCGTCCGCTGGTAG
- a CDS encoding glycosyltransferase produces the protein MPASLLWIVDAVVLTYVVLVVGHYLIGTGIALGALVRLRRRLSSFHVEEVAATADIPAITLLVPMYNEGVVAVEATLALLAVEYPAKEVLIIDDGSSDDTVARLDEAFDLVEAVRPPTSAIPHAPVQRVFRSRVQPELWVLSKINGGGKADAVNAGLAYCRTPLFCMLDGDSLLARDALLRAVRPFLDDARTIVVGGTVGIVNGSRVRHGQVAEVRMPTNWLARFQALEYLRAFVASRTAWDHLNALPIVSGAFGLFRLEPVVALGGLDHTTVGEDMELVLHLHQHFRETGQPYRVAYAPDAISWTECPEDRAVLGRQRDRWHRGLAQILWRHRKMFFNPRYGRVGMLAFPVYVLVELLGPVVEALGYVVLAVLVALGLVNGPVAVLLLALAVALGVAQSIASVALEQLAFRRYTRLRDIALLLGLAVLENIGYRQMTVYWRIRGLVSYFRKTQSWGVMTRTGFQTS, from the coding sequence ATGCCCGCCTCCCTCCTCTGGATCGTTGACGCGGTCGTGCTGACGTACGTGGTGCTGGTGGTGGGCCACTACCTCATCGGGACCGGCATCGCGCTCGGGGCGCTCGTGCGACTCCGCCGACGGCTGTCGTCGTTCCACGTCGAGGAGGTGGCTGCCACGGCCGACATCCCGGCGATCACGCTGCTCGTGCCGATGTACAACGAGGGCGTGGTGGCGGTCGAGGCGACGCTCGCGCTGCTGGCCGTGGAGTACCCCGCCAAGGAAGTCCTCATCATCGACGACGGCTCCTCGGACGACACCGTGGCCCGCCTCGACGAGGCATTCGACCTGGTCGAGGCCGTACGGCCGCCGACCTCGGCGATCCCGCACGCGCCCGTCCAGCGGGTCTTCCGGAGCCGCGTGCAGCCTGAATTGTGGGTCCTCTCCAAGATCAACGGCGGCGGCAAGGCGGACGCCGTCAACGCGGGGCTGGCGTACTGCCGGACGCCGCTCTTCTGCATGCTCGACGGCGACAGCCTGCTCGCCCGCGACGCGCTGCTCCGCGCCGTCCGCCCCTTCCTGGACGACGCGCGGACCATCGTGGTGGGCGGCACGGTCGGCATCGTCAACGGGAGCCGGGTGCGCCACGGGCAGGTCGCCGAGGTGCGGATGCCGACCAACTGGCTGGCTCGCTTCCAGGCGCTCGAGTACCTGCGCGCCTTCGTCGCCTCGCGGACGGCGTGGGACCACCTGAACGCGCTGCCTATCGTGTCCGGCGCGTTCGGCCTGTTCCGGCTGGAGCCCGTCGTCGCCCTCGGCGGCCTGGACCACACGACGGTGGGGGAGGACATGGAACTGGTGCTCCACCTCCATCAGCACTTTCGCGAGACCGGCCAGCCGTACCGCGTGGCCTACGCCCCCGACGCGATCTCGTGGACCGAGTGCCCGGAGGACCGGGCCGTCCTGGGGCGGCAGCGCGACCGCTGGCATCGGGGGCTGGCGCAGATCCTGTGGCGCCACCGGAAGATGTTCTTCAACCCGCGCTACGGCCGCGTGGGGATGCTCGCGTTCCCGGTGTACGTGCTCGTGGAGCTGCTCGGGCCGGTGGTCGAGGCGTTGGGTTACGTGGTGCTCGCGGTGCTGGTGGCGCTGGGCCTGGTGAATGGGCCCGTGGCGGTGCTGCTGCTGGCGCTCGCGGTGGCCCTCGGCGTAGCCCAGTCGATCGCGTCGGTGGCGCTGGAGCAGCTCGCGTTCCGCCGCTACACGCGCCTCCGCGACATCGCGCTGCTCCTGGGGCTCGCCGTGCTCGAAAACATCGGCTACCGGCAAATGACCGTCTACTGGCGGATCCGCGGCCTGGTGAGCTACTTCCGCAAGACCCAGTCCTGGGGCGTGATGACGCGCACCGGCTTCCAGACCTCCTGA
- a CDS encoding HEAT repeat domain-containing protein, with product MSGLDVEVGLVPLLGALLAAAVAVNVLLVAATVGLHAWEARVAARRESRARRWVPRLLALLDGDLAPEDFAASVWPHQRADMLRFLVTYAVRLRGADRRLVAEAAAPLLRVARRYSISRSAELRVLGVHTLGVLSEWPPLVTLGGALRDPSQRVVLAAATALAEVGGAAACQVALTGLSRYGGAEAATVASLLARFGIHGGAPIAAALVHPRTGPRARLIATEALRRLGYVPAAAAACELLGRERVRPEVRASLLRFLGEVGGPAEAAVVRPWCASPEVALRLPAVEALGQLRSGPEDLGILRRAQADPDAWVALRATEALERYDRALLGPSPVRPWRARPTIEPTPYL from the coding sequence ATGAGCGGCCTCGACGTGGAGGTCGGCTTGGTTCCGCTGCTGGGTGCTCTGCTGGCCGCGGCGGTCGCCGTGAACGTGCTGCTCGTGGCCGCGACGGTCGGGCTGCACGCGTGGGAGGCGCGCGTGGCAGCCCGCCGGGAGAGCCGGGCGCGGCGCTGGGTGCCCCGTCTGCTCGCCCTGCTCGACGGCGACCTCGCGCCCGAGGACTTCGCGGCCTCCGTGTGGCCCCACCAGCGGGCCGACATGCTCCGCTTTCTCGTGACCTACGCGGTGCGCCTGCGCGGCGCCGACCGGCGCCTGGTGGCCGAGGCCGCAGCGCCGCTGCTGCGTGTCGCGCGGCGCTACTCGATCTCGCGGTCGGCCGAGCTCCGGGTGCTGGGCGTCCACACGCTCGGTGTGCTCAGCGAGTGGCCTCCCCTCGTGACGCTGGGCGGCGCCCTCCGGGACCCGTCCCAGCGGGTCGTGCTGGCCGCGGCGACGGCGCTGGCCGAGGTGGGGGGGGCGGCGGCATGCCAGGTGGCGCTCACCGGCCTGTCGCGCTACGGCGGCGCCGAGGCGGCGACCGTGGCCTCGCTCCTGGCTCGGTTCGGGATTCACGGCGGCGCGCCCATCGCGGCGGCGCTCGTCCACCCGCGCACCGGCCCGCGGGCGCGGCTGATCGCGACCGAGGCGCTGCGGCGGCTGGGCTACGTCCCGGCGGCGGCGGCGGCGTGCGAACTGCTGGGACGAGAGCGCGTGCGGCCCGAGGTCCGCGCGTCGTTGCTGCGGTTCCTCGGAGAGGTCGGCGGCCCCGCCGAGGCGGCCGTGGTGCGGCCGTGGTGCGCCTCCCCGGAGGTCGCCCTCCGGCTCCCCGCGGTCGAGGCGCTCGGCCAGCTCCGCAGCGGTCCCGAGGACCTCGGCATTCTCCGGCGCGCGCAGGCCGACCCCGACGCCTGGGTCGCGCTCCGGGCCACCGAGGCGCTGGAGCGGTACGACCGTGCGCTCCTCGGGCCCTCCCCGGTTCGGCCGTGGCGCGCGCGCCCCACGATCGAGCCTACGCCCTATCTGTGA
- a CDS encoding response regulator transcription factor: MSDPAASTLDSVGWISRPAAARPRRVRRALLVDTDEPTLDVIGHRLTRAGFSVATERTGPDALVAIAREVPDVVVAGARLPGLDGLGLFQQLEARLDLPPPVVLVFWPGNGAAIAEALDAGVADVVVRPLSLAEVVARIARLA; encoded by the coding sequence GTGTCTGATCCTGCAGCTTCGACGCTCGACTCGGTCGGCTGGATCTCGCGTCCGGCTGCGGCCCGCCCGCGGCGGGTCCGCCGCGCGCTCCTGGTGGACACCGACGAGCCGACGCTCGACGTGATCGGCCACCGGCTGACGCGCGCGGGCTTCTCGGTTGCCACGGAGCGGACGGGCCCGGATGCGCTCGTGGCGATCGCCCGGGAGGTGCCGGACGTGGTCGTGGCGGGCGCTCGCCTGCCGGGGCTCGACGGACTGGGCCTGTTCCAGCAACTCGAAGCGCGGCTGGACCTGCCGCCGCCCGTCGTGCTCGTGTTCTGGCCGGGCAACGGCGCCGCCATCGCCGAGGCGCTCGACGCGGGCGTGGCCGACGTGGTCGTGCGCCCGCTGTCGCTCGCCGAAGTCGTCGCGCGGATCGCGCGCCTGGCATGA